One Anopheles marshallii chromosome 3, idAnoMarsDA_429_01, whole genome shotgun sequence genomic region harbors:
- the LOC128711971 gene encoding uncharacterized protein LOC128711971, whose protein sequence is MSGDDFIYSAITNDNMSAFDLNVIASTLVNTDKLVRQNKQQKEENDLLREKITSLRESALQIKNLYEAEVAKVVRAEAQLASYVSQCKQLEERCLEADSDKINADLILMERLAENDRQREENERRYRLLITDLIRYFSLPGDHTDSGKKRELKQHLAVVDALKLPDEVKSFIQQAPYHRSKRRKGRTKSATMKDQECQTSVMEMRNSANNTDQSYPLRPEVRDCGTDALEVSHLLEEQPVNKTFCDKATMHSMSTITRATCTSVFIKRVDVGVNFPEVTLKSVDEILRECVPLPPLLLSPISDILPMYESVSTQTDTPITIVEKSAHVTCGTMTNLKNIRKRIDYRAVDGGMTSFQQQYTSMAEQLFGKIKQEDYPFSSGFDFDTDETFGSMHPHLSTIWRLLGESIFMLMNSGRRFDNQCYNMLNDQLATIRDMIVADGRRESELMSDMFSNVRATVVAATGYGKERGITPLTPNVVPSTEPPREMVPVGVSGCPVVADDYGVMIVEKETDTVPVKNHQLCASTTKELSNNDAEVLVEPETVSSSSPERQVTEKHQLQLMEEGDDELTIGERTKRATETPVIDATSSNQQTFCLLQIANVPEPELEHSFPATKDKTLFSPPRSSTPPVVANVTSCYSTSTTATFLSPIKVKETNQLVKDQFKTPTQLPISKRKQRARPSDESMLPHASKRMRFVTQPNSGRTSPTTEFLLEDDWDQKFSSIKAHMIGPLKESHSTPLSPITDRFEECDDLELEKEDNLMSESKQQAITPTDNSSMDVETYPLISITPTNDRTVEVKDAADSVTQPKDTKSTETIINTQQEEVHTSPRPVERRISEESNTQQESNEGNKSPVCKLPHERRLSEEIITLPTATDPIVSDTIVENVPVNMDTSSKDDTDGKIETIVLPSALEDGEIIEELNESFSSIGELVIDIDPISDNRCTVWDSPMSPPAHETGQSVLAQPTSRIDCVPDSPLSPPLPTDREATPSVTPVQIPLFHAALHSQLRQQVHDRNEPIYAFIALHKSKNGQESSQKHTGQINAQEQRVVKQLGEILSNYLQRPDWTETAVNETITAMLNCTQDVRLMTLALLDMVISCADITVNVLCSPPAPPLPLVQQKLILIVRHLGYGLEALEQVLIRELDRRMFQLKGETLPLTALIALTLLYIGLEDSKPSEFPWKREYNVRLYIFKCLYYFGFKGLPLVYYLLRAFPFALPKKGSPHYDNSDAMIATIRTILMNASYSDTCVGSSESALFRKRELLWLLKNTYGYQQGSPTYGELVANLVEKIRANKLRNVAHSLILVAKRNGFDWARLHIIQKRIYPLLNEYLKQFELMRTSPTTATTGCPSSMSPTASGNSSEAMGSLDDRIVTCIFTIASIMKTQPSHEDASRVMQIFTTIVQLAEGNRAIQEEAIAGLIKFSRFGFVDVFQRLSSWNPGYTISDRMKLMLMTMVYRKPPLFWKQLMQNRIV, encoded by the exons ATGAGCGGGGACGATTTTATTTATAGCGCCATCACAAATGATAACATGAGCGCGTTCGACCTGAACGTAATCGCCAGTACCCTCGTCAACACGGACAAGCTGGTGAGGcagaacaaacagcaaaaggaGGAAAACGATCTGCTGCGGGAAAAAATCACATCCCTGCGTGAATCAGCCCTGCAGATAAAGAACCTGTACGAGGCGGAGGTGGCCAAAGTGGTACGTGCCGAAGCACAGCTAGCATCTTACGTAAGCCAATGTAAACAGCTGGAGGAACGGTGTCTGGAAGCCGACAGTGACAAGATCAATGCCGATCTGATACTCATGGAACGGTTAGCGGAAAACGATCGACAACGCGAGGAGAATGAGCGACGGTACCGGTTGCTCATTACCGATCTCATACGCTACTTCTCCCTGCCAGGTGATCATACCGATTCCGGCAAAAAACGAGAACTGAAGCAACATCTAGCGGTGGTGGACGCTCTCAAACTTCCGGACGAGGTGAAATCGTTCATTCAGCAAGCGCCATATCATCGCAGTAAACGAAGAAAAGGACGCACCAAGTCTGCTACGATGAAGGATCAGGAGTGTCAAACGTCAGTAATGGAGATGCGAAATAGTGCGAACAACACGGACCAATCGTATCCGTTGCGACCGGAAGTTAGGGACTGTGGAACGGATGCTTTAGAGGTTTCACATCTGCTCGAGGAGCAACCGGTCAACAAGACGTTCTGCGATAAAGCCACCATGCATAGCATGTCCACGATCACCAGGGCGACTTGCACGTCTGTATTCATCAAGCGTGTGGACGTCGGGGTGAACTTCCCCGAAGTGACGCTCAAATCGGTGGATGAAATTTTACGGGAATGCGTCCCGCTGCCACCGTTGCTCCTCTCACCGATCAGCGATATCCTGCCCATGTACGAATCCGTCAGTACGCAAACTGATACACCCATAACTATCGTAGAAAAATCGGCCCATGTCACGTGTGGAACAATGACgaatttgaaaaacattcgcaAACGCATAGATTACCGTGCAGTGGACGGTGGAATGACGTCCTTTCAACAACAGTACACGTCCATGGCAGAACAACTATTTGGCAAGATCAAGCAGGAAGATTATCCTTTTTCATCGGGTTTTGATTTCGACACTGATGAAACATTTGGTAGCATGCATCCACATCTCTCTACCATCTGGAGGTTGCTGGGAGAAAGCATATTCATGTTGATGAACAGTGGCAGACGGTTTGATAATCAGTGCTATAACATGCTAAACGACCAGCTCGCCACCATACGTGATATGATCGTAGCGGATGGGCGCCGCGAATCGGAACTAATGAGTGACATGTTTTCCAACGTGCGTGCGACAGTAGTAGCGGCCACTGGGTACGGAAAAGAACGAGGTATCACACCGCTGACACCAAACGTTGTACCTAGTACGGAGCCTCCACGAGAGATGGTACCGGTAGGAGTATCCGGATGTCCAGTCGTTGCAGATGATTATGGTGTCATGATCGTCGAAAAGGAAACCGACACTGTGCCGGTGAAGAACCACCAGTTGTGCGCTTCGACAACCAAAGAGTTAAGCAATAACGATGCAGAAGTCCTAGTAGAACCAGAAACAGTTTCATCCAGTTCTCCAGAACGGCAAGTTACTGAAA AGCACCAATTGCAGCTGATGGAGGAAGGCGATGACGAGCTTACCATAGGGGAGAGAACAAAACGAGCCACGGAAACACCGGTTATTGATGCAACCTCGAGTAACCAACAAACGTTCTGCTTGCTGCAAATAGCAAATGTGCCTGAACCGGAATTAGAACATTCTTTCCCTGCAACAAAGGATAAAACACTATTTTCACCACCTCGCTCTTCAACACCACCAGTTGTTGCAAACGTAACGAGCTGTTACTCTACAAGTACTACGGCAACATTCCTTTCTCCGATTAAGGTAAAGGAAACGAATCAGCTAGTGAAGGACCAGTTCAAAACACCGACACAGCTGCCGATTAGCAAGCGAAAGCAACGCGCTCGTCCTTCAGACGAATCAATGCTACCTCATGCCTCGAAACGGATGCGGTTTGTTACGCAACCGAATTCAGGACGTACATCACCTACGACGGAGTTTTTGTTGGAAGATGATTGGGATCAAAAGTTTTCCTCTATCAAGGCACACATGATTGGACCGTTGAAGGAGAGCCATTCTACCCCGCTATCACCGATCACCGACCGGTTCGAGGAATGTGATGATCTCGAACTAGAGAAAGAGGATAACTTAATGTCGGAGTCGAAGCAACAAGCTATTACACCAACAGATAATAGTAGTATGGATGTAGAAACTTATCCGCTAATAAGTATTACACCAACTAATGATCGAACAGTTGAAGTCAAAGATGCAGCTGATAGCGTCACTCAACCAAAAGACACAAAGTCGACTGAAACTATCATTAACACACAGCAAGAAGAGGTGCACACATCACCAAGACCGGTCGAGAGGAGAATATCTGAAGAAAGCAACACACAGCAAGAATCTAATGAAGGGAACAAATCGCCAGTATGTAAATTACCGCACGAAAGGAGATTATCGGAAGAAATCATCACACTGCCAACGGCAACCGATCCAATAGTGAGTGACACGATCGTTGAAAACGTTCCTGTGAATATGGACACGTCCTCGAAGGATGATACAGATGGTAAGATTGAAACCATTGTGTTGCCAAGTGCATTAGAGGATGGAGAGATTATCGAAGAGCTTAATGAAAGTTTCAGCAGTATCGGTGAACTAGTTATCGATATTGATCCTATATCGGACAATCGTTGTACCGTGTGGGATTCTCCAATGTCACCACCGGCGCACGAAACGGGTCAATCGGTATTGGCACAACCAACAAGCCGCATTGACTGTGTGCCAGATTCTCCGCTCTCACCACCACTGCCGACTGATCGCGAAGCAACCCCATCTGTCACTCCGGTGCAAATACCACTGTTTCATGCTGCACTTCATTCGCAACTACGGCAACAGGTTCACGACCGAAACGAACCCATTTATGCATTCATTGCGCTTCACAAGTCGAAAAATGGTCAGGAATCGTCCCAAAAACATACTGGCCAAATCAATGCACAGGAGCAACGGGTGGTAAAGCAGCTGGGTGAGATTTTGAGCAACTATCTGCAGCGTCCAGATTGGACGGAGACGGCAGTAAACGAAACGATAACGGCAATGCTGAACTGCACACAAGACGTACGCCTTATGACGCTAGCCTTGCTCGATATGGTGATTTCCTGTGCGGATATTACGGTCAATGTGCTTTGCTCACCACCCGCTCCACCCCTGCCGTTGGTACAGCAAAAGCTTATACTAATAGTGCGCCACCTGGGATACGGCCTTGAAGCGCTAGAGCAGGTGCTGATACGTGAATTGGACAGGCGGATGTTCCAGTTGAAAGGTGAAACGCTTCCACTAACTGCACTGATCGCACTTACGTTGCTTTACATTGGTCTGGAGGACAGCAAACCTTCCGAGTTCCCTTGGAAGCGGGAATACAATGTTCGGTTGTACATCTTCAAATGTTTGTACTATTTCGGGTTTAAAGGTTTACCGCTGGTGTACTACCTGTTGCGAGCATTTCCATTCGCTTTGCCCAAGAAAGGCAGCCCACACTACGACAATTCAGATGCGATGATCGCAACGATACGTACGATCCTGATGAACGCAAGCTATTCGGACACCTGTGTGGGGTCGTCCGAATCCGCACTGTTCCGGAAACGGGAATTGCTTTGGTTGTTGAAGAACACCTACGGGTATCAGCAGGGGAGCCCAACGTACGGAGAGCTTGTGGCGAACTTGGTAGAAAAGATCCGAGCCAACAAGTTGCGCAATGTGGCGCACTCGCTGATTTTAGTCGCCAAGCGGAACGGTTTCGATTGGGCCCGGTTACACATCATTCAGAAGCGTATCTATCCACTACTGAACGAATACCTGAAGCAATTCGAATTGATGCGAACAAGCCCCACCACCGCAACTACTGGTTGCCCTTCGTCAATGAGTCCTACTGCGAGCGGTAACAGCAGCGAGGCTATGGGTAGCCTGGACGATCGAATCGTGACCTGTATCTTCACGATTGCATCCATCATGAAAACGCAACCGTCACACGAAGATGCGTCCCGTGTGATGCAGATTTTCACCACCATTGTGCAGCTGGCAGAAGGGAACCGCGCGATACAGGAGGAAGCAATTGCGGGTCTGATAAAGTTCAGCCGCTTCGGGTTTGTGGATGTTTTCCAGCGACTGAGCAGCTGGAACCCGGGATATACGATCAGCGATCGGATGAAGCTGATGCTCATGACGATGGTGTATCGGAAACCGCCTCTCTTCTGGAAACAGTTAATGCAAAATCGAATTGTGTAA
- the LOC128714895 gene encoding farnesol dehydrogenase-like, which produces MNRWIRKVAVVTGASSGIGAAIAKDLAKAGMVTIGLARRVERVEQLKQDLPKEAAARLHAMKCDVSVETDIERTFQRIRDTHGGVDVLVNNAGILRSNNLLDVGTTADLRAVLDTNVTGLVLCSQWAYQSMVERKVEGHIVHINSVAGHGVPNFPKLNIYPGTKHAVTAITEVMRQEMRAAESKVKVTSISPGGVRTEIFDGYPIPDDMVLLHSEDISEAVLYVIGTPPHVQVHELTIKPIGEIF; this is translated from the exons ATGAATCGTTGGATCCGTAAAGTAGCGGTCGTAACCGGAGCAAGCTCCGGTATCGGTGCAGCTATTGCAAAGGATCTTGCCAAAGCCGGTATGGTTACGATCGGATTGGCCCGGCGCGTTGAGCGTGTGGAGCAGCTAAAGCAGGACCTACCGAAGGAAGCGGCCGCACGGCTCCACGCGATGAAGTGTGACGTTTCGGTCGAAACCGACATCGAGCGAACGTTCCAGCGCATTCGCGATACGCACGGTGGTGTGGACGTGCTGGTGAACAATGCCGGCATTCTGCGGTCCAACAATCTGCTCGATGTGGGCACGACGGCCGATCTGCGGGCCGTGCTGGATACAAACGTAACCGGGCTGGTGCTGTGCAGCCAGTGGGCTTATCAGTCGATGGTCGAGCGTAAAGTCGAAGGACATATCGTGCACATCAACAGCGTTGCCGGGCACGGTGTGCCAAACTTCCCGAAGCTGAACATCTACCCCGGTACGAAGCATGCCGTTACGGCCATCACCGAAGTAATGCGCCAGGAAATGAGAGCGGCCGAATCGAAGGTCAAAGTGACG AGTATTAGCCCGGGCGGAGTGCGGACAGAAATTTTCGATGGCTACCCCATTCCGGATGACATGGTACTGCTCCACTCGGAAGACATCTCCGAAGCCGTACTGTACGTGATCGGGACGCCGCCCCATGTGCAGGTGCACGAACTCACCATCAAACCGATCGGGGAGATATTCTAA